The Dasypus novemcinctus isolate mDasNov1 chromosome 22, mDasNov1.1.hap2, whole genome shotgun sequence genomic sequence CCCTGCAAGCATCAATAACATACAATCACATTTCTCTGAGGAAACTGACAAATGAGACCATAATGTTAACAAAgccaataatgaaaaatgctctggaaagcattttattttctcaataaaACCAAACCTAATAATTCATTTTAGTGGCATTGTACTTACACTATTCCTCCATTTGAGGTTGAAGAGTACTGAGCTCAAAGGCTTGCACTGACATACAGCTTGAGTTGTAGAACGTTAATGAAgttctaattaatttttttacagAAGACTATCACATTGAATTGAGTGCTCCAGAGTGTTGTTTGTATccacctatgtatctttttatgtAAATATCTATGCAACTATTTATGTATCTAAGTAGCTATTTGTCTATCATCTGTCCTCTCTGTATCTAGGGCTCTATATCTATTTagatgtatctatgtatctatgtatctatatatctatgtatctatttatcatctatcatctCTATGTTTTTCCTGTAACAGACAACTTAAATTGAAAATATCAGTTGTACTACTTTGTTGCAAGACACTACCTTGTACTTAGTGAATAGCAACAGAAAATTGCCACATCCCCCTAATTGCAGAAAAAAGAACCTGAAATCCAAATACTTTAACTTTCTCACTCAACATTTCATGTTACATTAATGACAAAACATGTCCAGCAGGGATAGAAAACTATAAGGCTGCTATTTCAATAACTTTTATAAATCCATTCAAAACAAGTACACTCAAGTAATCCTAAATTCAACTGAAGTCTTACTACCAGAGCTATATAAATGTGTTGGTATTCCCCAAATCATCAGAAAGCTCATTATATAGCATTTTCTaagctttgtgtttctgtgtcaaacctGGTCCTGACTCACCAGGCACCTTAGCTTCAAAACAATGTCTATTGAAGACTCATATTTCTCACAAGAACAAAGCCTGAAGAAACTGTTTTAGTCATAATGAGACTTGGAAGAGAGGGAGATCTGAAGTGGACAGGATCCCTTTATGGTAAACTCATGTTTATTCATATTTACTAAATCTTCTGAGGTAACCTGTGTCCCCAGCAGGCAATTAGCAGAGGAAGTAACTAACTCCAGGGGATCAAATAGGGAGAATGGATATACATATTTCCCTAATGAGGAGTATTCTGCTTTTGATACAGCATCATTCTGTGACTTCCTACTTTGTAAAGGAAACTATCAGATtccaaacataaaaaaataaacaaacaactttTTTGTGTTGCCTCCTTGCTCCTTCTCTCCAGTTACAAGAAAGGACATCTCTGTCATCCCCTTTAAAGCTAATCCTTCTACCTGTAACTTGGATTATCTGCATCATATAACTCCCTAGAACTAGCAACATCTTTACTTATTAGtgcaaagaaatttcatagtaaAATCATCTAGAGGTAAGTTTAGGTTTACTGTCTCCTTTGTAATCTTATTCTTCTCCCCCAAACCTTTAAATGTTGGATTATTCAAACATCAATCCATCATCCTCAACTCTTATCATGACTAAATCTCTCCCTAAGTGAACCCATCTACTAATCACTACATTAATTATGAGTACATTCCTCTAGTGAGGACCAGATCCTCATACTCAACTTTCAAATCAGCATCTCCAATTGAGAAACACCCCAAATGACATTTGTTCAAATCTAAGCTCTTACTTTCAATATTATGTTTCTTCTAAAAGTAACTGGCATCATCATCAGCCCAATGTATGCAAGGTAGAAACTTAGACCCATCACTGATGTGACTGTCATTAAGgttatctttttatcctttatATCAAGTCCCCCAATTACAAGTAACacctaaatatttctcaaatatgaGCACACCTTATTGATTCTTCAACCTCCAATAGTAGTTGCAAATTTTAAGCTGAAAGAAGATCTCTTATGTGCTAATACATTTACCTCATTAAGTAAAGGGTAAAATGAGTCAAAAATAAATGTAGAGATTTGCACTTGTTATAAGAATTATTAGGCCTAAAACTGAAGACATCTTTTCTATGTCTGGTGTTATTTTCACTACATTAACATTAGTTGACATGTTGAAATAATGTAGACATTTTTATACATCTAAATTCTATACCTCTTTAAATATCCAGGTTCTTACATGATCCCTATATTGGTTAAGACTTTCTTGAAATTTCTCAACTCCAAAGACATagcctgatttttatttttatgttgccTCATACAAGATACAACAGTGTGTCTTGTGGTAATATTGATTGGGAATAAAAATTAttacagaacattttttttaaaaaatcccttcaATGAATCTGgcatttgaaaattttaacaaacatGCATCATCATAATTCATGGGTTAACCTCAAATTTTTACCTCTGCATTCTTCACAACGTGCATCCAAGAGAAGTTGGGAAATCAGTTATCAGCAACTCTCATGACAAATTAATTCTCAAAGTTTGGGTCTGACACCAGGTTTGGGTAATCGAGGGATTGCATGGAGGAAAGTTTCTCAGATGCTGTCCCCTGCCCAGACAGTGACAGGAGGAGCaggttttataaataaaaacattaaactgGGTGATACTTCTACAATATAAATCTTTCTAACTACAAGAGTTTTGCTTCCTATTTTGTACTGTTCCACCTCCTTATCTGGCATACATGACCCTTCATTACTTCATCAATTCAGactgttttctgtcttctcaCCTCAACTATAAATCTTTGGTCCAGCcatgttacattttattttgttcctttaatattttcataattttaaatttacttcaGTTATAAAAGCACGCTAATCTCGCTATATATatgacttttaaaaacttttctttagTTGAGTTAAACTTTAACATCCTTCTAGTTTCTCTGGGACAACTTCTTTCTCAGCTTCTTAGAAGTCATAAGTGATGGGTCAGTCATTCCTTGATTTGCTTACTCTTTAAAAGAAATGATTAACACACTTGGATCTACAAGAAATTCCCACTCTAAATGAGAATCTTTTTTCCCACCTCActaaaatgtttctttattttgattttgttggAACCCACTATTGTTGCTTACAATAGAGTATACAACCCAGTTCTTGCCATCATGCAAGGAAGTAGAATGTAGACTCACATATTCACACAGAATTTCCCAAAATCAATATGTAAATGTTCttcattttcagaaaaggaaTGCACATGAATAGACTACTTAGAGTAAAATCATGAGAAATGATTATCAGTGTTTAATAGTAAATAGTGAAAGATCTTTGATTCAGattttattcagaaaataaaattcaaaataaagataagatgttttatatataaaatataagttttaaaaccactaacaaattttatttattgcctgTGTTTTCAAGACACAAAATATTCTAGAGCTGTGATTCATCTCAGGAAAGAGAATTCATAGTTAGGCAGTTAGAAATGGTTCATTGATTCAACTATATATTCAACTATACAATTAGGGAACTGGGTTCCTTCCAGGTGCTTTGTTCACCATTTTTAATGCATTGCTTTAGTTCTCATAGTGATTTTGTCCCTCTACACATCACTTCCAGGTTCTAATAGGGTGAAATAAAAAGTCTTTTGATTCATGACAGTTTGCTCAAGATTCAGACATCCTAACTACAACCAGCTCTGAAACTTTGGAAAGAATTAAGCTACTTGCACATCTATAGCTATGGGGCATCTGCAAGACTGAACAACTGCATTGTCATAAATGATCAATGGGCAGGACAAATGACCTTATGAATGCCTTGAATGTTTATATGATCACCTTAATCTTGTAAAGGGTTTAGCACTTAAAAGTAATCTCAGATTTGCTACTTAAATAATATATTCTGAAGAAAAGACACTGAAATGTAGATTGAGTAAATACTAACTGTATGCTGTGTTGGGTCATAGTGGAGTCAGGACTAGGTGCATATATTCCATAATATTTTTCCAATGTTAAAAATTGAGTAAGcaactaattaaaagaaaatggaataaaatggccAATGTGTGGTCCTTCTGGAAGGTTTTCATCACAATATCACTTTTAGGCATTCTTTGAGATTCATGTTAATTTTATACACAGAATATTCCCTAGAACTTTTTTAAGAGCTGCTTTAAACTCTTTGTTTCTCAGAGTATAAATAAGAGGGTTCAGCATAGGGGTCACCACAGTGTAGAAAAGGGAAACAAACTTTCCCTGATCTTTGTATTTGCTCTTGGATGGCTGCAGATATATGAAGATGATGGTTCCATAGAAGATGATGACCACTAACAGGTGGGAAGAGCAGGTCCCAAAAGCTTTCTGTCTCCCGAAGGTTGATTTGATCTTCAAGACAGCCTGGGCAATGTAGGCATAAGAAACCAGGATGAAGGAGACGGGTACTACAAGGAAGAGGACACTAGCCACAAAAAGCTCAACCTCATTGAAAGTGGTGTCCTTGCAAGCCAACTTGATGAGCACAGGGACCTCACAAAAGAAATGGTCCACTTGGTGATGACCACAGAAGGGCAGCTGAAGAGTGAGCGTGGACTGTACCAGGCTGGTGGCCACCCCACTGAGCCATGCCGTAGAGGCCAGGATCTTACAGAGACAGGGATGCATAAAGACAGAGTAATGGAGGGGACGGCAGACAGCAACATAGCGATCGTAGGACATCACCGTGAGCAAAACACACTCCGTGGAACCCAGTGCCAAGGAGACATAGAGTTGAACAATGCAGCCACCATAAGTAATCGTTTTCATGGAATCCCTCAAGTTTACCAGGAGCTGAGGAATCACACTGCTGGTGAAGCATAGGTCCaggaaagagagatgagaaaggaaataatacatCGGTGTGTGAAGTTTGGGTTCCAGACGAGATGTCAGTACGATGGTAGTGTTACCCAAGATGGTTAGTAAATACAAGGTCAAGATGACTATAAATAGAGCCTTCTGTAACTGAGGATAATCAGAAAACCCTAACAGGGTGAAACCTGTCAGGCTGCTCTCATTGGTACTCCTCATCATCCCCATTTGAAAAGTAGTTTCCAGAATGCTGAGGCATAGCTGAGAAAGATGGCATATTATACAAGGTCAAGTTAGTGACAATGCACCTCTCATAAAAGTGTCCTATGTTAAATTGGTAAGAGTTTATGTCCTTAGAGCTAGTACTTATATCAATCCATTTTCCTAATGTGTTTATTCTACTCATTTCACTTCTTAGTTGTCTTCTAATATTCTTCAAAGTATAAAACAATTGGCATATTAACAAACACCATCATCTACTCTAGGAAAAACTTTAGACCATTGCTTCTTTCCAATGCCACCAAATTTGCCTCCTTATATTAATTTATCTTTCTAGTAACAGAAAGGAGGAAATTCAGGTAATTCCAGCAAAAGACAGAAAAGtgaatttttaagacattttctgTTATGGAGAATTGTCCCTCCTCATCAAGAATTGTAGAAAGGTTACATGGTTGAAATAAATTAGATGTGATTATCATTTACTGAAAAATAGCTCCTAAGAGCTTACATAACCTGCTTAAAGGCATCTGTTTACTGAGAAAGGCAAAGCTTGGATGCATTTCTTCTGAATCCATGGCAAAGTTGATTTTGATTCCACTCACTATCttcatttcctcttccttctcccagtgttgttgttgttgttgttttaatgtttttcttgatttttacctgctttctttttcagGGTCCAAAGGACCTTTTGATTTTTAGGAAATGAAATGGTACCTGTTATTTTCATAttgctaactttttaaaattattttcctggaATCCTTTGCATTCTAACCCTCATTCAAAATGTGAATATGAAATGTGCTTCCTGGTAAAGGAAGTAAGCATGTAAAAGGatctttccttccaaatgaagAAATCATATCTGATTTATGAAATGAAACTGCTCAGTAAGCTATTAGTTATGGGAGATACTATAAAAAGACCAGGCCTTTCTTCTAATCTAATGTTACTAAGGAGACTTCCCTCAATTctgctgaaaaataaaatagtcctTTAATATTATACATTCCCAAAACCTTTGTTTTTAACTCTTTGATTTGACTAAATTGTATGTCtgtttattcacaatagctggTGATTTCACAGGATCCAAGTCCATGGTACTTTCTCAAAAATCAATTTAGCAGTCCATACAAGTTATATCCATCAATTTATACCTCTTTGATTTTCACAAGAGAGTCTGAAACAGCTTAAGTCAACTAGTAGATAGTTGACATCATTGTCAAATGAAGAGGTGCCTAAATGTATAGTTGGAAAAAAACTTTCTAATTATCCTGAATGTAATCTCTGGTAAtgataattaatatttaatttatttcaaagcAATTCAATTATATCATATtgtaataaaatttcaaaatatatatatatatatatttgaatttccGCAGTATAACttcaattaaattattttgaaaataatgttttaattattttggatAACATTGAACAAAAGAATCTATAATATTAGAGACCCTCTTTATTTACATAGATCTTCTGTGACACCTTCAGTCCTAAATATGACCTTTTCTTTATAAATcttgttttcttccctctgaCCTTTGTAGATCCccttaatatctccattttattaACAAAATTCACTTAAGCATTATGAAAATGAACTAAGAAGAGCCAGTTCTTTTCAACCCCAAGAGATATGGTTGGGTCTCCTAGCATTAATTGAAAGTTAACATTGCTAACTTCCTACTGTATCTGTCTTATTACTTCTGGGTGAGCATGGCCTTATGAATATCTGAAATGATGCAGGGATAGTAATTGCCAGCACCTCATACTTATTCATAGAATGCATCAGGATAAGGCATATCACTATGTACTCTTCAAGGGTCCATAGTGATGTCTTAAATAGAACTAGCAACAATGACAGAAATTTCTGTGATAGATCCATGGGACATAAAATGTTTCTGCTCAACCTTGCTAAATATTCAATGAGATGTCTTTATAAAATGTCCTGAATTTATAACCGTAATCCATCAACTTGTGATCTCATCCTCACCCTCTGCATAAATCTCTCTCAAATTACTATTCCACAATAAATTAAACTGCCATAAGCACATATGCTTCTACccttattaatagtaataatgtgaTTAAGGGGCATTTATAAATGTGGCAACTTGACATCAATTCCTCCCTAATATTGCAATTCCAAAAACAGAGACATTCTACAATATCCTCATTATTAACTTGTTCAATTTCCCCCACTGCCTCCAAGTAGGAAGTTTCAAGTATTGCATttatattccaaaaataaaagtgtcctttaaaaattgattttcttctggtaAATTTTATGCAAAATTACCTATTACTAGTCTGCCTTTTGTCACTGCAAGTCAAACCATACCCAATGTTTTCTCCTATTGCTGAGTTCCCAAATATCTGGCTTTACATTCCATGCACATATATTTCTGTGATGGATATATCCCCATTCATGATGAATCATTAAGGTCTTCAGAGTAAATATTcataagcaaactcaaagagaGCAGTAGGATTATCCAGGCATTTTCCACAGGTGCATGGAAGAATACATTGAAAATAATGAATTCACACATACATCCATTTAACTTGAACTTATTTAATAGTAGTATTTTTCCGAATATATCAAATAGTACTCATTACTCATTACAAATAGCATAAGTGAAAGAACGTAGAAAAGTATGaaatgaattctaaaaaacaCTCTGTTTTTAAGGAGAGATAGATATTGGTTGAGTGAGTGCAATATTTCCATAACTTCTCACTTTAAATCTATTAGctttaacaaaagaaaagaaaaggaaaaggaaatttctCTATAAAAAGGAATAGTCCTAAAACTATGGATCGTCCATCATCCTATATCACATGTTCCATAGATCATGTGCCTGATAAagagaaatttaataaaaaaacacttggacacagagagcaaaacccTTTGCAAAGCACCATCCTATGTATCACTTaccatggaaaaataaaatgtagaatgTAGCAGGCCATGGGACATAAAATATCCATATAGGAGATGGTTCCATTGTTGGGAAAATTAGCTCTGTTGATGAGAGGGATGGCTGGGAGTCAAAGGTAGCTAGATATGATTCCAGAGGAAGTTaccatttattttgtaaaattatatCAGAATGAAACATACATATATCACTCTACTTTCCCACCAAATGACTACAGAATATAACATAAACTAAAAATTACTGACATTTATCTTCCAGTTCACGTTTTAAAAATCCAAGTAAAACAGCACCTGGGAAAACTCTGAGGAAAAGACAAAGCAAACTCTCCCAATATATTTATGGATAGAGCAATCCtggataattttattttcccaaagaTTATGGATatgcaaaaaatataaaacacagtaCCTTGGTTTTATACACAACAAAATCTATTCtattaaaacaaggaaaaacacaaaaaataacaaaagaaaaaaggttcATAAGAGATAAAGTGTGTGGAAACTGTGCATTTGAAGGAGAATTGCTCCAAAAAGAAGTATAAATATTGAAAAGGTGAAGTTTTCCTCTAAACTCtgaaaaatactaaaagaatCTGGAATTACTGAAACAAGAGATGAAACAAAAGCAGATTTAAAAGGCAAACTTAGCTAAGATATTTAAATAAGTCAAGGAACTAAAATTGTCAagacaatgtaaaccatatttGGGAAGGCAGAAATAGAGCTTAAACAATGATAAGCTTGAGTAACTTCTATAGACcaaaatgcaaagaaataaagaaaaaatattaagaagatgACATTAAAAAGTCAAGCAACAACATTACAGCATATCCTAAGTTTCACAGTTATTGTTTCTTGACATCAGAAGGTCACTTTTTAATACCATGAAagttaatttcaaaattaaagcaatgatttttttttggctttcatgatgggaatttattaactcacaTGCTTATAGTTATGAAGCtgagaaaaaatttccaaatcaagtcatcatcaggagatgctttctccctgaagactgactactggactcttctgtcacatggcaaggcacatggtgccATCTGCTGATTAAGCAGTAATTTTTTTCAGTTAGTTTATAGCCATTTATTACACAGCTCACACTGAAGACATCACTGATAAGTTTTCATGCATAAGatacaaaaaataacttaaaGCAAGCATGCAGGTGATATAAGGATTTTGTCATTGGCCAGGTTTTAATGAAAACATTGATTAAATGTAGAGTACAAtttttgatctttttattttctaactcATCATTGgtaaaattgatattaataataaagaaTTGGTAGATGCCAAAATTTCAGTTAGTAAGTGTGAGagtatatcttttaaaagaaacctGAATATCAAAACATAATAATATTCACAGTTTTAAACTTCTTCTTAAACAacataaaataaggaaatgagtaagttaaagaagttagaaaaataccacaaaataaATCTCATGAGaagcaaaatgtttaaaaaatcaattttaattttaattaaaaataaattttaaaaattgtgaatattgattaaaattcatgaataaaagaaacagcaaaaaaataaagaatccaaaagtactttgaaaataataatagaaaattaacaaatacactacattttggaaatatttacataatattttaatGGAGTTTAATTTATGAAGAGATTTCCATATATGACAGGTAATTAAAACATTACAATGTAATGGATTTTCATTTTTAGTAAAAATGCTGTAAAATATCAGTACAAAAATAtcatcattaaaattttaaattatactaGAAAGTTTTTCGTAGATTGATTTCCCTAATTATAAAAAAGCATCTTAGAATTAGGTTTTCTAATTGAGATCCAATGAATCATGCCAATAATTGCCCCTTCTACCAATAATACCTAAGGAGCCTCTTTAAGGGGCCAACATATCCCATCCACCCAGGGCTTCCCAAATTCATAGCAtgcatttctctttcttcttttagtgCAGCTATCCTTCCCTTGGCTCCCATGCACACAAGGGCGTGGGCCCTAAACCATGGCATAACCCAAACTTTTGGACTAGGCAGCTGAAAAGACTTCCCAATGTGGACGCTTTTTGGAGCTTTTCCTACAACCTATCCACAGGGCCCCTGGAGCATCCCGTAAGATAGCTTTTCTACATTCTTAGCAATACTGCTTTTTGTGTTCCCATAGTCACATATCACTTTTAGGGAACACTGATTCATTCCGCACTCAGAGAACGAGCTGCTCATAATAAATTGCTGTGTGTACTCTGTTCTAAAATATCGGCCTCAAAGTGTTTGCAAACTTCTATCTCTTTTCACATTTAACAGTGTCCTGTCCGAGTGTATCGTTAGCACTGATAAAAGCCGCATCTTCCCTTGTGCTGAACCTCACTCACTACTCCGCACATCCACCCGGTGCTCTTCTCTCTTGTGGAATTAGGCACGCTGCTAATTTGTGAGAGTCTGTCTCTAGCCCCACTTCCCCAGTTTATGCTTCTGGGTTGTCTCCACCAGAAATCCCACATAAATCAGCAAATTATGTAAATCCTTTATTGTGACTTGTCCTGTAGCACTAAATATTATTCACTTTGAAAGGAGTATATCATTTTTTCACCATGTCAGTGCAGCTCATGGGTGGCAAGTACTGCCATAGAGCTGAACATATACATTATTATTCTCCTTAAAATACTGTTTTAGTATACAAATTTGGCTCTGAATCATTCCTCCAACTATCTTATTCTGTAGACTCTTGTTTACTTTCCAAAAACCAACAATAAATCATAAAtttaaaggcttttaaaaatcctaaacaCCACTTTTTACCCAAACAGAATAGAGATAACTCTAGGTCAGGAGCCCTCACATCTCATTACCTAACTAAttatgccttttatattttattacgtATAGAGAAAATATGATGTCAAAACTACTAAAGAGAATCCAGATGGTGGATTTCAAATTAGTCCTTTCATGTTGTcttagattatgaaagaatgttttctcttataaaatggaattttttataagagattgcttctttttgtttgtttgtttttgatgtcCAATATCAAAACAATAGAAGTGGCATtgtcaactatggactaaaatagacattattattattctagtaatggaagaacttgtaacattgatataaaaacagtGGTCACCAGGGcttctgatgggagggagagggaagattaggtgtaatatggggcatttttggaacattctttggaattgtccttcatgacactgcaatgatggatacaggctattatacattttgtttaaaatatataaaattgagtggtgcaaattgtaaaccataatataaattatagaccatggttagtagcaatgtttcaatatgagttcattaattgcaacaaatgcaccacactaatgaaagatgttattaatagggataagtgtaggaaggggagggagtaaaatatatgggaatcccttatattttcaatgtaacatttatgtaatctaaagcatctttaaaaagaaaaagaagttgcattgaaaacaatttttaaaatttagcccAAATATCTTCTCAATAGGACCAGAAGATTATGGCATgtaacatgggaaaaatatataat encodes the following:
- the LOC101437679 gene encoding olfactory receptor 2G2-like, which produces MGMMRSTNESSLTGFTLLGFSDYPQLQKALFIVILTLYLLTILGNTTIVLTSRLEPKLHTPMYYFLSHLSFLDLCFTSSVIPQLLVNLRDSMKTITYGGCIVQLYVSLALGSTECVLLTVMSYDRYVAVCRPLHYSVFMHPCLCKILASTAWLSGVATSLVQSTLTLQLPFCGHHQVDHFFCEVPVLIKLACKDTTFNEVELFVASVLFLVVPVSFILVSYAYIAQAVLKIKSTFGRQKAFGTCSSHLLVVIIFYGTIIFIYLQPSKSKYKDQGKFVSLFYTVVTPMLNPLIYTLRNKEFKAALKKVLGNILCIKLT